A genomic window from Bacillus sp. Marseille-P3661 includes:
- a CDS encoding MFS transporter, with product MEIEIEQGHIQRLWTKNLIWILSIQVMSALAYHGYASLIPFIQSEFMLTKVEVGYMTSAMFLGSSIISIPSGVVTDRIGVRNTLTLFCLIMVGVLYIFLFTTSYIAIIALLVCFGVGYGGITPATNRCIMDEFPIQNRGTAMGIKQMGVPLGVVIATFILPLMAHHYSWNISLFVIGNILLLVSLAYFLKNQRDIKVDFAVDNPYAKLKEALLNKKVIVLGIVVSFYICVQVSVTTFIVIYLYQSIKFSLFVSTLCLGLVYCGGVLGRGIWGYISDNFFNRQRKKILTFIGIFSGFMLALLGFVNGMMPVVVVCVLSFLLGFTTQGWNGIFMMMLSESAKKSDVGLTSGVGLTITNFGAILGTPLAGLIVDLSGSYQIMWWSLAVILTGVSLLTNFLNIENN from the coding sequence GTGGAAATTGAAATCGAACAAGGACACATTCAACGTTTGTGGACAAAGAATTTAATTTGGATATTATCTATTCAAGTTATGTCCGCTTTAGCCTACCATGGGTATGCTAGCTTAATCCCGTTTATTCAAAGTGAATTTATGTTAACTAAAGTTGAAGTTGGTTATATGACATCAGCGATGTTTTTAGGTTCAAGCATCATTTCGATTCCATCAGGAGTAGTTACAGATAGGATCGGGGTTAGAAATACGTTAACACTTTTTTGTTTAATTATGGTAGGAGTCCTTTATATTTTTCTTTTTACAACAAGTTATATCGCTATTATTGCATTATTAGTTTGTTTTGGTGTTGGTTATGGCGGAATTACGCCTGCAACAAACCGATGCATTATGGATGAGTTTCCTATACAAAATAGAGGTACAGCAATGGGGATCAAGCAAATGGGTGTACCCTTAGGAGTAGTTATTGCAACTTTTATCTTGCCGTTAATGGCCCATCATTACTCGTGGAACATCTCACTTTTTGTTATAGGTAACATTCTCCTTCTTGTTAGTTTAGCTTACTTTTTAAAAAATCAACGTGATATAAAAGTAGATTTTGCGGTGGACAACCCCTATGCGAAACTGAAGGAAGCTTTATTGAATAAAAAGGTTATAGTGCTTGGAATTGTCGTTTCATTTTATATTTGTGTTCAAGTAAGTGTTACTACGTTTATAGTAATCTATCTTTATCAGTCGATTAAATTCTCATTATTCGTATCTACTCTTTGCCTTGGTCTTGTATATTGCGGTGGGGTATTAGGCAGAGGAATATGGGGATATATTAGCGATAATTTTTTCAATAGGCAAAGGAAGAAGATCCTTACATTTATTGGCATATTCTCTGGGTTTATGTTAGCTTTGCTTGGTTTTGTAAATGGGATGATGCCAGTGGTAGTAGTTTGCGTTTTATCCTTTTTGCTAGGTTTTACTACACAAGGTTGGAATGGAATATTCATGATGATGCTTTCGGAAAGTGCTAAAAAGTCTGATGTAGGCTTAACAAGCGGTGTTGGTTTAACCATTACAAATTTTGGAGCCATTCTTGGAACCCCATTGGCAGGTTTAATTGTCGATTTAAGCGGGTCTTATCAAATTATGTGGTGGTCTTTAGCTGTCATTTTAACAGGGGTCTCACTATTAACCAATTTTCTAAATATTGAAAATAATTAA
- the nadX gene encoding aspartate dehydrogenase gives MTLNVAILGCGNMGSFITEAIIRGEAGDIKLHTLIGSTRNIKKVKQLAEHANCKWITDPKKLDVTEIDLVIEAAGQQAVKDYMLSYLELGKHIMLISVGALCEQEIFEKVVELSRRTGAQVILPSGAIGGLDAIRSAAFGGLESVELITRKPPHALKGAPYVVEKGFDLDHLQCDLELFNGNAMDAAKAFPANINVAAALSLSGIGHERTQVKIIASPSVKRNTHEIKVVGDCGEFTFKFENKASPQNPKTSQLATLSVLSALKEFNNPVKGVVL, from the coding sequence ATGACTTTGAATGTTGCAATCCTTGGATGTGGAAATATGGGATCCTTCATTACTGAAGCAATTATTAGGGGTGAAGCAGGTGACATTAAGCTACATACCCTTATCGGTTCAACACGAAATATAAAAAAAGTAAAGCAACTTGCAGAGCATGCAAATTGTAAGTGGATAACGGACCCTAAAAAGTTAGATGTTACTGAAATCGATTTAGTGATTGAAGCTGCAGGCCAACAGGCTGTAAAAGATTATATGCTATCCTACTTGGAATTGGGTAAGCATATTATGTTAATTAGTGTAGGGGCCTTATGTGAACAAGAAATTTTTGAAAAAGTGGTAGAACTTTCACGGAGAACAGGTGCTCAAGTTATTCTTCCATCTGGAGCGATAGGTGGGCTTGATGCGATAAGGAGTGCGGCTTTTGGAGGCTTGGAATCTGTTGAATTGATTACTAGAAAGCCGCCCCATGCACTTAAAGGTGCACCGTATGTTGTTGAAAAAGGATTTGATTTAGATCATCTTCAATGTGATCTCGAATTGTTTAATGGGAACGCAATGGATGCCGCCAAAGCATTTCCAGCGAATATAAATGTAGCAGCAGCATTAAGTCTTTCTGGTATAGGACATGAAAGAACGCAAGTTAAAATCATAGCTAGCCCTTCTGTTAAAAGGAACACCCATGAAATAAAGGTAGTTGGGGATTGCGGAGAATTTACTTTTAAGTTTGAAAACAAAGCATCACCCCAAAACCCAAAGACTAGTCAACTTGCCACGTTAAGTGTATTAAGTGCACTTAAGGAATTTAATAATCCTGTAAAAGGAGTTGTGCTTTAA
- the aspA gene encoding aspartate ammonia-lyase produces MTNTRTEKDFLGSKEVPADAYYGIQTLRAVENFPITGYKMHQELIIAMAMIKKSAALANMEVGRLYEGLGNIIVSATEEIIEGKWHDHFIVDPIQGGAGTSFNMNTNEVIANRGLELMGKEKGDYLHLSPNSHVNMSQSTNDSFPTAIHLATLTLLDKLLATMSDMHEAFSNKAKEFDHIIKMGRTHLQDAVPIRLGQEFEAYRRVIERDIKRITNTKANLYEVNMGATAVGTGLNANPNYIKSVVRHLANISGFPLVNTENLVDATQNTDAYTEVSAALKVCMMNMSKIANDLRLMASGPRVGFNEIKLPARQPGSSIMPGKVNPVMPELINQVAFQVIGNDHTICLASEAGQLELNVMEPVLVFNLLQSISIMNNAFRVFTDYCVVGIEADKDKLEKDIEKSVGVITAVNPHLGYEVVARIARDAILNGESVRDLCIKYDVLTEEELDLILDPYEMTKPGIAGESLLYNK; encoded by the coding sequence ATGACAAATACTCGAACAGAAAAAGACTTTTTAGGCAGTAAAGAGGTACCTGCAGATGCTTACTATGGTATACAAACTTTACGAGCTGTTGAAAATTTCCCTATTACTGGATATAAGATGCATCAGGAATTAATAATAGCAATGGCCATGATTAAAAAGTCTGCAGCACTGGCTAATATGGAGGTTGGCAGGCTTTACGAAGGATTAGGCAATATTATCGTAAGTGCAACGGAAGAAATAATAGAAGGTAAATGGCATGACCACTTTATAGTTGATCCTATTCAGGGGGGCGCAGGAACATCCTTTAACATGAATACAAACGAAGTGATTGCAAATAGAGGTCTTGAATTAATGGGAAAAGAAAAAGGGGATTATCTCCACTTGAGCCCGAATTCACACGTTAATATGTCGCAATCCACGAACGATTCATTTCCAACTGCAATCCATCTTGCTACTCTTACTTTGTTGGATAAGTTGCTAGCTACGATGTCAGATATGCATGAAGCTTTCTCTAATAAAGCCAAAGAGTTTGATCATATCATCAAAATGGGAAGAACACATTTGCAAGATGCTGTGCCAATACGTCTTGGTCAAGAATTTGAAGCTTATAGAAGGGTGATAGAACGAGATATCAAAAGGATTACCAATACAAAAGCAAACTTGTATGAGGTAAATATGGGTGCAACTGCTGTAGGTACAGGATTAAATGCAAATCCAAATTATATAAAAAGCGTAGTCCGCCATCTAGCAAATATTAGTGGTTTTCCATTGGTGAATACAGAAAATCTCGTAGATGCTACTCAAAATACTGATGCTTATACGGAAGTATCTGCGGCCTTAAAGGTTTGCATGATGAATATGTCAAAAATTGCAAACGATTTAAGATTAATGGCTTCAGGACCACGTGTCGGTTTTAATGAAATTAAATTACCGGCACGTCAGCCAGGGTCGTCCATTATGCCTGGTAAAGTAAATCCGGTCATGCCGGAATTAATCAATCAAGTAGCTTTTCAAGTGATTGGTAACGACCATACTATTTGTCTAGCCTCTGAGGCAGGGCAACTTGAATTGAACGTAATGGAACCTGTTCTTGTTTTTAATTTACTGCAATCGATCAGCATAATGAATAATGCCTTCCGTGTCTTTACAGACTATTGTGTAGTAGGAATTGAGGCAGACAAAGATAAACTTGAAAAAGATATTGAAAAAAGTGTAGGTGTTATTACTGCTGTTAACCCTCATTTAGGCTATGAGGTTGTAGCACGGATTGCTAGAGATGCCATTTTAAATGGTGAATCTGTCCGTGATTTATGTATCAAATATGATGTTTTAACTGAGGAAGAATTGGATTTGATACTTGACCCCTATGAAATGACCAAGCCTGGCATTGCGGGGGAATCTTTACTTTATAATAAGTAG
- the allB gene encoding allantoinase AllB encodes MIWDHIIKNGTIVTPHETYKANIYIYNGKISAISRELLEGDAKEVTDAKGLYVLPGLIDVHVHSRDPGPTHKEDFYFSSMAAAAGGITTIFEMPNTTPPTNTVENFNNQVRNLSSKAHVDFGIWAISLGNLNIHEIEGLHQAGAIGFKFFWGYAINKETYQLVYNYSSDMEDIISPPDEGDIYYIFEEVAKTGKTLAIHAENHELIQGLSKKADINDNSYKKFLKSRPHLAEETTIQTAISFARELGTKLHILHLTTKEGVKLIQEAQAKGYNISTETCPQYLFLTDENYEDIGAKMKVYPLIKNQQDQDMLWEGIRKKVISIVCSDHAPHTKDEKTGDLWSIPAGMCGVETLVPMMIDAVNNGEVTLNELAALLSENPAKQFDIFPQKGSLQVGTDADITIIDLEKKHTLKEDLLHSKSKITAFDGWEVKGMPVQTILRGKTIMKDGEVIGNQTGKFVNPNSI; translated from the coding sequence ATGATTTGGGATCATATTATTAAAAACGGAACCATTGTAACTCCGCATGAAACGTATAAAGCAAATATTTATATATACAACGGCAAGATTTCAGCTATTAGCCGGGAGCTTTTAGAAGGTGATGCAAAGGAAGTAACGGATGCAAAGGGTTTGTACGTATTACCAGGGCTCATTGATGTACATGTTCATTCTAGAGATCCAGGTCCAACCCATAAGGAAGATTTTTATTTTTCCAGTATGGCAGCGGCGGCTGGAGGTATTACAACTATTTTTGAAATGCCAAATACAACCCCACCGACAAATACTGTTGAAAATTTTAACAACCAAGTAAGGAACCTCTCCTCTAAAGCACATGTTGATTTTGGAATATGGGCTATTAGTTTAGGGAATTTAAACATTCATGAAATTGAAGGCTTACATCAAGCGGGTGCGATAGGCTTTAAATTCTTTTGGGGTTACGCTATAAATAAGGAAACCTATCAACTAGTATACAATTACTCGTCAGATATGGAGGATATCATTTCACCTCCAGATGAAGGGGATATATACTACATCTTTGAAGAGGTTGCAAAGACAGGTAAAACCCTGGCAATTCATGCTGAAAATCATGAGTTAATTCAAGGACTAAGTAAGAAAGCAGATATAAATGATAATAGTTATAAGAAGTTTTTAAAGAGCAGACCTCATCTTGCAGAAGAAACGACTATTCAAACAGCCATATCATTTGCAAGGGAACTAGGAACTAAGCTCCACATTCTGCATCTAACAACGAAAGAGGGAGTAAAATTAATTCAGGAAGCGCAAGCCAAGGGCTACAATATATCAACGGAAACTTGCCCGCAATATCTATTTCTAACTGATGAGAATTATGAGGACATAGGGGCAAAGATGAAAGTCTATCCACTAATAAAAAACCAGCAGGATCAGGATATGCTCTGGGAAGGTATTAGGAAAAAAGTTATTTCAATTGTTTGTTCTGACCATGCTCCTCATACAAAGGACGAGAAAACTGGAGATTTATGGTCTATCCCTGCTGGAATGTGCGGAGTAGAAACGCTGGTGCCTATGATGATAGATGCTGTAAATAATGGTGAAGTAACTTTAAACGAATTAGCCGCTTTACTATCTGAAAATCCAGCGAAACAGTTTGATATTTTTCCTCAAAAAGGCTCACTGCAGGTAGGAACTGATGCTGATATAACAATAATTGACTTAGAAAAAAAGCATACTCTTAAAGAAGATTTACTGCATAGTAAAAGCAAAATTACAGCTTTTGACGGATGGGAAGTTAAAGGGATGCCTGTTCAAACTATATTAAGAGGAAAAACAATTATGAAAGACGGCGAGGTTATAGGCAACCAAACTGGAAAATTTGTCAATCCAAACTCCATTTAG
- the nikA gene encoding nickel ABC transporter substrate-binding protein encodes MSKRYLFMSVIILILSITLLGCSSESVENTESDSTSESESSNMITFAWPRDIGEMNPHVYNPSQLFAQSMIYEPLVSYQDGGELKPHLAESWEISEDGKEYIFKLRQDVKFSDGTNFNAENVKKNFDAILKNAKMHGWLGFISKIAQTEVIDEYSFKLTLSEPYYPTIQELAVVRPVRFLGEAGFPQDGDTGKGIAEPVGTGPWVLDEYKVDEYATFKRNENYWGELPSVEKIKVKVIPDAETRVLAFEKGDLDLVYGEGVISIDSFKQLESTGSYETSISEPIATRQLVMNTNNEQLSDIRVRQALHYGFNKQAMVEGVTSGLEEKADYILPTNLPYTSNVAATTVEYNVEKAKQLLDEAGWILPEGKNVREKDGEPLEIELMYNSAEVIQKTMAETLQAEWAGLGVKLNIDGVELTTQVERFKANEFDMNFYSNFGAPYDPHTFVNMMATEGFGFREVISSYPNKEELMKQIAEVQQTTDENERQQLYTAILGSLQEQGAIVPISYIKKIAIYQKDVSNFTFPANRDEHPFAGISVNK; translated from the coding sequence ATGTCAAAACGATATTTATTTATGTCTGTAATCATTCTTATTTTATCCATAACTTTACTTGGTTGTTCAAGTGAATCAGTAGAAAACACAGAGTCAGATTCTACTAGTGAAAGTGAAAGTAGCAATATGATTACTTTTGCTTGGCCAAGAGACATAGGTGAAATGAATCCGCATGTCTATAATCCATCACAATTATTTGCTCAATCTATGATTTATGAACCTTTAGTTAGCTACCAAGATGGTGGCGAGTTAAAACCACATTTAGCTGAATCATGGGAGATTTCTGAAGATGGAAAAGAGTACATATTTAAATTACGTCAAGATGTCAAATTCTCAGATGGTACAAATTTCAATGCAGAGAATGTGAAAAAGAATTTTGATGCAATATTAAAAAATGCAAAAATGCATGGCTGGTTAGGATTTATCTCAAAGATAGCACAAACAGAGGTTATCGATGAATATTCTTTCAAATTAACATTATCAGAACCATATTACCCTACTATTCAGGAGTTAGCTGTCGTACGACCAGTTCGATTCCTAGGTGAGGCAGGGTTCCCACAAGATGGTGACACTGGAAAAGGTATTGCAGAACCAGTAGGAACTGGTCCATGGGTATTAGATGAATATAAAGTAGATGAATATGCTACTTTTAAGCGAAATGAAAATTATTGGGGAGAACTCCCAAGTGTTGAGAAAATTAAAGTCAAAGTTATTCCTGATGCAGAGACACGCGTACTTGCTTTTGAAAAAGGGGACTTAGACCTTGTTTACGGTGAGGGTGTTATCAGTATAGATTCTTTTAAGCAATTAGAGTCGACAGGTTCCTATGAAACTAGCATTTCTGAACCAATTGCTACTAGACAACTAGTTATGAATACGAATAATGAACAGCTTTCCGATATACGTGTTCGTCAAGCATTACATTATGGATTTAACAAACAAGCAATGGTTGAGGGCGTGACATCTGGTTTGGAAGAGAAGGCTGACTATATCCTACCAACAAACTTACCTTACACTTCAAATGTTGCTGCGACCACGGTTGAATATAATGTTGAAAAAGCGAAACAATTATTAGACGAAGCAGGGTGGATTTTGCCTGAAGGTAAAAATGTACGTGAAAAAGACGGGGAACCACTTGAAATTGAGTTAATGTATAACTCTGCTGAAGTAATCCAAAAAACAATGGCTGAAACATTACAAGCTGAGTGGGCGGGCTTAGGTGTAAAACTAAATATTGACGGAGTTGAGCTTACCACTCAAGTGGAAAGATTCAAAGCTAATGAGTTCGATATGAATTTCTATAGTAACTTTGGTGCTCCATATGACCCTCATACGTTTGTAAACATGATGGCCACAGAAGGATTTGGATTTAGAGAAGTTATTTCATCCTATCCTAACAAGGAAGAGTTAATGAAACAAATCGCTGAGGTTCAACAAACAACTGATGAGAATGAGCGTCAACAACTTTACACGGCAATTTTAGGCTCATTACAAGAGCAGGGTGCTATTGTACCAATTTCTTATATTAAGAAAATAGCAATCTATCAAAAGGATGTTTCCAATTTTACATTCCCTGCAAACCGAGATGAACATCCATTTGCAGGAATTAGCGTAAACAAGTAA
- the nikB gene encoding nickel ABC transporter permease subunit NikB produces MGTYVLKRIITIVPIFLVATLLTFGMINLSPVDPAEAYFTAAHIQATDEMLEQKRHEFGLDQPIHIQYVNAIIKICQLDFGISYVTNKPVWEEISSRMPATIQLTVGSLLIAILVSVPIGFLAGIKKNSGIDHFSRFLSFIGASIPSFWLGYLFIFFFSVKLDLFPVEGTGTWKHLILPSLTLAFPLIALYTRLLRASVLENLEESYVLFARTRGIHENIIMGKHVLRIAISPMITGLGMNLGNLMTGAIIVEAVFSWPGFGRYFIEAIFNRDVPVIQGYVLLAAGLFLISNLIVDLIQMYIDPRISRKGRQYQ; encoded by the coding sequence ATGGGTACTTATGTCTTGAAACGAATAATCACCATCGTTCCAATCTTTCTTGTGGCTACTCTACTTACATTTGGAATGATTAATTTATCACCAGTAGATCCAGCTGAGGCCTACTTTACTGCTGCACATATCCAAGCAACAGATGAGATGTTGGAACAAAAGAGACATGAGTTCGGCTTAGATCAACCGATCCATATCCAATATGTGAACGCCATTATTAAGATATGCCAACTTGACTTTGGCATATCTTATGTTACGAATAAACCTGTATGGGAAGAGATTTCTTCACGAATGCCAGCAACTATTCAGTTAACTGTAGGTAGTCTTTTGATCGCGATCTTAGTAAGTGTTCCTATTGGTTTTTTAGCAGGTATAAAAAAGAACAGTGGAATTGACCATTTTAGTCGATTCCTCTCTTTTATTGGAGCATCCATTCCATCGTTTTGGCTTGGATATTTATTCATCTTTTTCTTTTCTGTAAAACTAGATCTTTTCCCAGTAGAAGGTACGGGAACTTGGAAACATTTAATTTTACCTTCACTTACATTGGCTTTTCCTTTAATAGCTTTATATACTCGACTTCTACGTGCAAGTGTTCTGGAGAACTTAGAAGAGTCTTATGTGCTTTTTGCACGGACGAGAGGGATTCATGAAAACATCATAATGGGAAAGCATGTATTAAGAATTGCCATTTCTCCTATGATTACTGGGCTAGGAATGAATTTAGGGAACTTAATGACTGGAGCTATCATTGTAGAAGCAGTCTTTTCATGGCCAGGGTTTGGACGATATTTTATTGAGGCTATTTTTAACCGTGATGTTCCTGTTATTCAAGGCTATGTGCTATTAGCAGCGGGTTTATTCCTTATAAGCAACTTAATTGTCGACCTTATACAAATGTATATTGATCCACGTATTTCTAGAAAAGGAAGGCAGTATCAATGA
- the nikC gene encoding nickel ABC transporter permease subunit NikC, whose product MIAMFRGILKSQKVIFICSLVLCVLFLITILAPWLAPNDPIAVNLAHKLQKPSLDYPLGTDHLGRCTLSRILYGARISLGFATLIFISALTIGLIIGIIAGYKGGWVDQLLMRFGDGLMAIPSLLFVLGFVGIWGAGLKQVVLGLILVQWVYYARVIRGMVLSLKEENYITAARISGSSTWTIMKKHIIPNVLPSLAVMGTLEMGWSIMNLSSMSFLGLGVQPPTPEWGAMIHEGKSYIRTSPALMVYPGLMIMLVVVTFNLLGESLSERFGVKRR is encoded by the coding sequence ATGATAGCAATGTTTCGTGGTATATTAAAAAGTCAAAAAGTGATTTTCATATGTTCCCTAGTACTGTGCGTGTTATTTTTGATCACGATCCTTGCTCCGTGGCTTGCGCCTAATGACCCTATCGCTGTCAATTTAGCTCATAAGCTACAGAAACCTTCTTTGGATTACCCATTAGGAACTGATCATTTAGGTCGATGTACGTTATCGCGTATTCTATATGGAGCGCGGATTTCGCTAGGGTTTGCTACGCTGATTTTTATTTCAGCTTTAACTATTGGGTTGATTATTGGTATTATTGCTGGGTATAAAGGTGGTTGGGTTGATCAATTATTAATGAGATTCGGTGATGGTCTGATGGCGATTCCAAGCCTTTTGTTTGTTCTTGGTTTTGTTGGCATTTGGGGAGCAGGTCTTAAACAAGTCGTTTTAGGATTAATTCTCGTACAATGGGTTTATTACGCAAGGGTAATTCGAGGGATGGTTCTAAGCCTGAAAGAAGAGAACTATATTACTGCAGCTAGAATTAGTGGTTCTTCTACATGGACTATAATGAAAAAACATATTATACCTAACGTCCTTCCATCGCTAGCGGTCATGGGAACATTAGAAATGGGTTGGTCGATTATGAATTTATCATCCATGTCCTTTTTAGGTTTGGGTGTGCAACCTCCTACACCAGAGTGGGGGGCGATGATTCACGAAGGGAAATCATATATCAGAACATCTCCAGCATTAATGGTATACCCGGGTTTAATGATTATGCTAGTCGTTGTTACCTTTAATTTATTAGGTGAATCACTATCCGAACGATTTGGAGTTAAACGCCGCTAA
- a CDS encoding ABC transporter ATP-binding protein — translation MEMKERNILNVRDLHVQVRTQEGYSTLVHGINFGIEEGKILGLVGESGSGKTVTSMSILQLHNRKSMNVKGSITLRGRELNGLDNKEMRKVRGKDIAFIMQNPMNAFTPVFTIGHQFIETIKAHTTLNKKQAKELAIDVMESVNLPAPDKLLKNYPFELSGGMLQRVMIAMAACLQPSVIIADEPTTALDLHSQLLVLRLLENIRSEYGTAILLISHDLGVISEMADDVIVLQHGRIIETANVIELFDNPKHEYTKKLLRTRPTLYSQKQPYTYTL, via the coding sequence ATGGAAATGAAAGAAAGAAATATTCTAAATGTAAGAGACTTACATGTTCAAGTAAGAACTCAAGAAGGTTACTCCACGCTTGTTCATGGTATTAATTTTGGTATTGAAGAAGGTAAGATCCTAGGTCTTGTTGGGGAAAGCGGTAGTGGCAAAACTGTTACAAGTATGTCTATCCTACAGTTACACAATAGGAAAAGCATGAATGTCAAAGGGAGCATCACACTAAGAGGTAGGGAATTGAATGGCTTAGACAATAAAGAAATGCGGAAAGTTCGAGGTAAGGATATTGCATTTATTATGCAAAATCCGATGAATGCTTTTACTCCCGTTTTTACAATAGGGCATCAATTTATTGAAACAATTAAAGCTCATACAACACTAAATAAAAAGCAAGCAAAGGAGCTTGCAATTGATGTGATGGAAAGTGTAAATTTGCCTGCTCCTGATAAATTATTGAAAAACTACCCTTTTGAATTGAGTGGGGGGATGCTTCAACGAGTGATGATTGCCATGGCCGCATGCTTACAACCCTCCGTTATTATTGCAGATGAGCCAACTACAGCTCTTGATCTTCATAGTCAATTATTAGTACTTCGTTTATTAGAAAATATTCGTTCTGAATATGGCACAGCTATTTTACTTATTTCTCATGATCTTGGAGTCATATCAGAAATGGCAGATGATGTAATCGTGTTGCAACATGGAAGAATTATTGAAACCGCAAATGTAATAGAATTATTTGATAATCCAAAACATGAGTACACGAAAAAGCTGTTAAGGACAAGGCCGACTTTATATTCTCAAAAACAACCCTATACCTATACGTTATGA
- the nikE gene encoding nickel import ATP-binding protein NikE produces MSLLEVKQVNLSFNTRVIFKGKDQPNKVLNNISFAIEEGTCLGLIGSSGAGKSTLGKVILGIQRPQQGQVLFQGNDIYKSDKLTRQKLRRDLQVVFQDSYSSVNPRMTAERIINEPLENYEKLTKAELRKNVIELLERVGLSENDLKKYPNQFSGGQLQRINIARAIALKPKLIVLDESVSSLDMVTQSLILKLLSELKDDFGLSYLFITHDIKAAFSISDRIGVLEKGELIELYDSKDQFFSSKQPIVKRLRDSILSEHPRFRTLTKNGIMQSI; encoded by the coding sequence TTGAGCTTATTAGAGGTAAAACAAGTAAATCTAAGCTTTAATACTAGGGTGATTTTTAAAGGAAAGGATCAACCCAATAAAGTTCTTAATAATATTTCCTTTGCTATTGAAGAAGGAACATGTTTAGGGTTAATTGGTTCAAGTGGAGCGGGTAAAAGTACCTTAGGAAAAGTGATTCTCGGGATTCAACGTCCACAGCAAGGCCAGGTTTTGTTTCAAGGAAATGATATCTATAAATCTGATAAGTTAACTCGACAAAAATTACGCCGTGATCTGCAAGTTGTTTTTCAAGACTCCTATTCATCGGTTAATCCGCGCATGACAGCTGAACGTATTATAAACGAGCCATTAGAGAATTATGAAAAACTAACGAAAGCAGAACTAAGAAAAAATGTTATTGAGTTATTGGAAAGAGTAGGATTAAGCGAAAACGACTTGAAAAAATATCCGAATCAATTTAGTGGCGGACAATTACAAAGGATTAATATTGCAAGAGCAATTGCTCTTAAACCGAAGTTAATCGTACTTGATGAATCAGTAAGTAGTTTAGACATGGTGACACAAAGCTTAATTTTAAAACTATTAAGCGAATTAAAAGATGACTTCGGGTTATCTTATCTTTTTATTACACATGATATTAAAGCTGCTTTTTCAATTTCTGATCGTATAGGTGTTCTTGAGAAAGGTGAATTAATTGAGCTTTACGATTCGAAAGACCAATTTTTTTCCTCCAAACAACCTATAGTTAAACGATTAAGAGACTCCATTCTTTCTGAGCACCCACGTTTTCGTACACTTACGAAGAATGGTATAATGCAAAGCATATAA